In one Candidatus Dechloromonas phosphoritropha genomic region, the following are encoded:
- a CDS encoding tyrosine-type recombinase/integrase translates to MLTDTTLKNLKPKDAPYKVTDRDGMYVTVSTAGTVTFRYDYRINSRRETLTIGRYGPGGLSLARAREKCIDAKRAVSEGQSPAQEKQREKRRLSEAKTFQEFTDEWYVGARMADSTRSMRKSILDRDILPVFKSRLLSEISPDDLRDLCNKVKSRGAPATAIHVRDIIKQIYGFAILHGEKVANPADNVGPSSIATFVPRDRALSPSEIRIMLKQLEYVASYPTIKLGLRLILLTLVRKGELIHATWDEIDFENALWTIPKSRMKAAKAHNIYLSQQALDIMIALRTCAGGSKYLLPSRYDGDKCMSNATLNRVAQIVVERSKAKGLPIESFSVHDLRRTGSTILNELGFNSDWIEKCLAHEDGRSSRGVYNKAEYAEQRRHMLQEWADMVDAWVAGESHTPTLLPPSMKIITTQA, encoded by the coding sequence ATGCTGACTGATACCACACTGAAGAACCTCAAGCCCAAGGACGCGCCCTACAAGGTGACGGACAGGGACGGCATGTATGTCACGGTCTCGACGGCGGGTACCGTCACGTTCCGTTATGACTACCGGATCAATAGCAGGCGCGAGACGCTGACGATTGGCCGCTATGGGCCAGGCGGTCTGTCGCTGGCGCGTGCACGCGAAAAATGCATCGACGCGAAGCGGGCAGTTTCGGAAGGACAGTCCCCGGCGCAGGAAAAGCAGCGAGAGAAACGGCGCCTGTCGGAAGCCAAAACCTTCCAGGAATTTACCGACGAGTGGTACGTGGGTGCCCGGATGGCCGATAGCACGCGGTCGATGCGCAAGAGCATCCTTGACCGGGACATTCTGCCTGTGTTCAAGAGTCGCCTGCTGAGCGAGATCAGCCCTGACGACCTGCGCGATCTGTGCAACAAGGTGAAGAGCAGGGGAGCGCCAGCAACGGCAATCCATGTCCGCGACATCATCAAGCAAATCTACGGTTTTGCCATCCTGCACGGCGAGAAGGTGGCTAACCCTGCCGACAATGTTGGGCCATCGTCGATCGCCACTTTCGTGCCACGGGATCGAGCGCTGTCGCCGTCTGAGATACGCATCATGCTCAAGCAGTTGGAGTACGTCGCTTCGTACCCGACCATCAAACTGGGACTGCGTCTGATCTTGCTTACGCTGGTGCGCAAAGGTGAACTCATCCACGCGACATGGGATGAGATCGACTTCGAAAATGCACTGTGGACTATCCCAAAATCCCGCATGAAGGCCGCCAAGGCCCACAACATCTATCTGTCGCAGCAGGCGCTCGATATCATGATCGCACTGCGCACCTGCGCCGGTGGCTCCAAATACCTGCTGCCTTCGCGCTATGACGGAGACAAGTGCATGTCGAACGCTACGCTGAACCGTGTCGCGCAGATAGTCGTGGAACGGTCGAAAGCGAAGGGTCTGCCAATCGAAAGTTTCTCGGTGCATGACCTGCGCCGCACCGGTTCGACCATCCTCAACGAGCTGGGCTTCAACAGTGACTGGATCGAGAAGTGCCTTGCCCACGAAGATGGCCGCTCATCGCGTGGTGTCTACAACAAGGCCGAATACGCCGAGCAGCGCCGCCACATGCTGCAAGAGTGGGCCGACATGGTTGACGCGTGGGTGGCCGGCGAATCGCACACCCCGACATTGCTGCCCCCGTCGATGAAGATCATTACGACACAGGCGTAG
- a CDS encoding AlpA family transcriptional regulator yields the protein MEKIMNKADRSLQAARSNNDTDANDLHGMPLPRLITMNTLPFRRTIRRPELRQIVPLADTTIYDMERRGEFPRRFNLTARCVVWDLTEVEAWLDARRQASDSAQLKRAPSPDVRQRKRRPVKATPVS from the coding sequence ATGGAGAAGATCATGAACAAAGCAGATCGAAGTCTGCAGGCCGCGAGGTCGAACAACGACACTGATGCAAATGACCTGCACGGCATGCCGCTACCACGACTGATCACGATGAATACCTTACCGTTCCGACGTACGATCCGCCGTCCCGAGTTGCGACAGATCGTGCCGCTGGCCGACACCACGATCTACGACATGGAACGGCGCGGTGAATTTCCGCGCAGGTTCAATCTGACCGCACGCTGCGTGGTGTGGGATTTGACGGAGGTAGAGGCATGGCTCGATGCGCGCCGCCAAGCCTCCGACAGTGCTCAGTTAAAACGAGCCCCTTCGCCGGACGTGCGTCAACGCAAGCGCCGCCCCGTCAAAGCTACGCCTGTGTCGTAA